One region of Triticum aestivum cultivar Chinese Spring chromosome 6B, IWGSC CS RefSeq v2.1, whole genome shotgun sequence genomic DNA includes:
- the LOC123137080 gene encoding uncharacterized protein, which yields MRDQEHWTKMEGVEVYPSVYTKVMGRPRRNRKKDPEEKLDKEGGKKLTKHGVTMHCFICGAGNHNKKGHKKWEETKREAPLAEDDDLEEEFDDPSIISNIMAHTVHPSMDPTQTPGSMVFLMQQMERMSYQPVMDHGPLPESSFVAQARASIPAHRVTTTMATGRVRRRGVTEDIPEDVPQSIQQTSDNVRGRKRHATGGGGRGNAVRDGRGNATRGGRGNATGRGSRRTGGVSARGRGARGNDGRGGGANANGGGTGLGVGLWNLMFGADADRSRVAAEEEPITQNAPEGNEWDDDFLYM from the exons ATGAGGGACCAAGAGCATTGGACAAAGATGGAAGGAGTGGAGGTGTACCCATCTGTGTACACCAAGGTCATGGGTAGACCAAGGAGAAATAGAAAGAAAGATCCAGAAGAGAAGCTTGACAAGGAAGGTGGGAAGAAACTGACTAAACATGGTGTAACTATGCACTGCTTTATCTGTGGAGCAGGAAATCACAACAAGAAAGGTCACAAGAAATGGGAAGAAACCAAAAGAGAGGCACCACTAGCAGAAGATGATGATTTAGAAGAGGAGTTTGATGATCCATCCATAATTTCA AACATCATGGCACACACAGTTCATCCATCAATGGATCCAACCCAAACACCAGGATCAATGGTTTTTCTCATGCAACAAATG GAGAGGATGTCATATCAACCAGTCATGGACCATGGACCTCTTCCTGAATCTTCATTTGTTGCACAAGCCAGAGCTAGCATTCCTGCACATAGAGTGACAACTACTATGGCAACTGGAAGAGTGAGAAGGAGGGGTGTTACTGAAGATATACCAGAGGATGTGCCTCAGTCCATCCAGCAAACAAGTGATAATGTAAGAGGTAGGAAGAGGCATGCTACAGGAGGTGGTGGTAGAGGAAATGCTGTAAGAGATGGGAGAGGAAATGCTACAAGAGGTGGGAGAGGAAATGCTACAGGAAGAG GAAGTAGAAGGACAGGAGGAGTAAGTGCAAGAGGAAGAGGCGCAAGAGGGAATGatggaaggggaggaggtgcaaatGCCAATGGAGGAGGGACTGGATTAGGGGTTGGATTATGGAACTTGATGTTTGGAGCTGATGCCGATAGGTCCcgtgtggcagcagaggaagagccAATCACACAAAACGCACCAGAAGGCAATGAGTGGGATGATGACTTCCTCTACATGTAG